The genome window CTGTCAGGCGGCGAAAAGGCGCGCCTGCTGCTGGCTCTGACCACCCGCGACGCGCCGCAGATGCTGATTCTGGACGAACCCACCAACCATCTGGATATCGACGCCCGTGACGCCCTGACCAGAGCGCTGGCGGATTTTCAGGGTGCGGTGCTGCTGATCACCCATGATCCCGATCTGGTGGAGATGATCGCCGACCGGCTCTGGCTGGTGGCCGACGGTACCGTCAAACAATTCGACGGATCGATGGATGATTACCGCACCTATCTGGCGGAGCGCGCCCGTCCGGTGGTGAAGGCGGAGGCTTCCTCCCGCAAGGATGAGCGCCGCGAACGGGCCGAGGCCCGCGCCGCCAACGCGCCGCTGCGCAGGAAGGCCAGAGATGCAGAGGCGCTGATCGCGAAATTGACCACCGAGCGCACAAAAATAGAGGAAAAACTGGCTGATCCGGCGATCTATGCCGAGTCGCGCGTGGCGGAAGTCACCGCCGCCAATGCCCGGCTGGCCGCGATCGCCAAAGAGATCGACTCAGCCGAGGCCATCTGGCTGGAAGCAGAAGAAGCACTGGCCGCCGCAGAAGGCTGAAACAAAAAGGCGGCCTTCCTCCCGGAAAGCCGCCCCTTCAGACTCTGTTGTGTCACCGGGTGGATCAGATCTTCTCGACCTGCCCGTATTCCAGCTCCACCGGCGTCGAACGACCGAAGATGGAGACGCTGACCTTCACGCGGCCCTTTTCCTCGTCCACTTCCTCGACCACGCCGTTGAAGCTGGTGAAGGGACCATCGGCCACGCGAATCTGCTCGCCGACCTCGAACAGCACGGCGGGACGGGGACGCTCCACCCCTTCCTGGGCCTGCCGCAGGATGCGGTCCGCTTCGGCCTCCGAAATCGGGGACGGGCGGGTTCTGCTGCCGAGGAACCCCGTGACGCGCGGCGTATCGCGCACCAGATGCCAGGTGTCGTCGGTCAGCTCCATTTTCACCAGCACATAGCCGGGGAAGAATTTGCGCTCGGCATTGACCTTCTGGCCACGGCGAAGCTCGACCACTTCCTCCGACGGCACCAGAATTTCGTCGAAATGATCGATCAGGCCGTTCTGAACGGCTGTTTCCCGGATCTGCTGGGCGATCTTTTTTTCAAAACCGGAATAGACGTGGACCACGTACCAACGCTTGGCCATCGGAAACCTCTCAACCCCCGCTCGCGAATGTCAGGCTGATACCAAGTCCGGCAAGCTGATCGATCACGAAAAAAAACGCCGCCGCCAGGGTCGCCATTGCGAACACCAGACCGGTCGTCACCAGCGTCTCCTTGCGGGAGGGCCAGGTGACCTTCGACACCTCGCTGCGCACATCGCGCAGGAATTTCGCCGGACTGGTCGCCACGCTTGGTTTGCTCCTCAGGAACGCCGCAGAATTACGGGTCAATACCATGCTGCTGCTGGCAGGGGTGGAGGGTCTCGAACCCCCAGCCTCCGGTTTTGGAGACCGGCGCTCTAGCCAATTGAGCTACACCCCTGCATCGCATGCAGGCACCACATGTGGCGACCGGACAGGTCCGGCCACCCCGTGCGGGGCAGACGCGCTAGACACAATGACAGCGCCCTTATGTCAAGGGCCTAGTTGATAAAACACCCGTCTTTATCCGCCGCAAAGCGCGTCATAAGTACGGATTTGCATTGAAACCACGCCATCAGTGCAACCCGGTTATCCCGTGATTTCAAGTCAGAACCGTACAGGCCCCCTCATCCGCACGGCTGACCAGACTCCGGAAATTGCCGAACAACTCTCTTCCAGTGCCGTATGCGCTGGTGGACAGATCATCCCGCACCGGCTCCCGCGCCATGAACGTCACGGGGTCTTCCAGCACCTCCAAGCGGCCATGCACGGCATCCAGCCGCAGGCGGTCACCATCCCGGATCAGGGCGATCGGGCCCTCCGCCGCCGCTTCAGGAGTGACATGGATCGCGGCAGGCACTTTGCCGGATGCGCCCGACAGCCGCCCATCCGTCACCAGCGCCACGCGATGACCACGATCCTGCAACACGCCCAGAGCAGGCATCAGCTTATGCAGCTCCGGCATACCATTGGCCCGGGGCCCCTGAAACCGCACCACCACGATGACATCCCGATCCAGTTCCCCATTTTTGAACGCCTGCTGCATGGCTTCCTGCGTGTGGAACACCATGGCGGGCGCCTCGATCACGTAACGC of Granulibacter bethesdensis contains these proteins:
- the nusG gene encoding transcription termination/antitermination protein NusG — protein: MAKRWYVVHVYSGFEKKIAQQIRETAVQNGLIDHFDEILVPSEEVVELRRGQKVNAERKFFPGYVLVKMELTDDTWHLVRDTPRVTGFLGSRTRPSPISEAEADRILRQAQEGVERPRPAVLFEVGEQIRVADGPFTSFNGVVEEVDEEKGRVKVSVSIFGRSTPVELEYGQVEKI
- the secE gene encoding preprotein translocase subunit SecE → MATSPAKFLRDVRSEVSKVTWPSRKETLVTTGLVFAMATLAAAFFFVIDQLAGLGISLTFASGG